One Salvia miltiorrhiza cultivar Shanhuang (shh) chromosome 6, IMPLAD_Smil_shh, whole genome shotgun sequence genomic window, TCTGGGCCTAGTTCTGTCTGGTGAAAGCCCTTCATCAATAGATTTCCTCTTGTTGTTGTCGAcgctgttgttgttgttggctTGCGATGTCTGCTGTTGCAAAGATTGTGCTGTCTGCATGTCCGAATCTGCTTCTCCTCTACTAATAATCTCCTCATTTTCTTGCTTTTCctgtttttcattttcattcttTGATTTGCTTCTCATCATATGAGGCCGCAGTTTATTCACATCTGATAATTTCATCGGCTTTAGGAAAAATTCCTCTGCTCCTTCTTCTAAACATCtgtaacccaaaaaaaaataacaaatcccattattattattttaactgtccataaaaaatgtattataatttgaAGGGTATGAATTATAATAATGATTGAGAGACGTGTGTAAAGTAAAAAAGATTATCAAATTTGAtttgttaaataattaataaataaattagttttttgaattcattatttttacgatgaatttataatatttcatatatatttttaacaCATTTGTTACTTTtgttttcattaaaaaataaaattacctGGTTATTCTTGAAGGGACATTTTCAGAGGACATGATGACTACTGGTATATCTCTCAAAATTGCAGATTCCTGTCAATTTGAAGGCAGCCCAAAATTGTTAATAATGCTGATTCAGTTATAAGATAAGGTGGAGAAATAATTGATGAAGATGAATTTTGATCCAAATAGTGTATAAGCTACATGTGACTTGCGTTGATATAGTCGAAACATGATTATGAAACTAGCTTTTAGAGCAGATGGGAAGAAACCAAATTGAAGCAAAAACAGGAATCATTACATGAATTTCAGAGGGCTTTGCAAGATTTTGGACAAGATTCATATTCATTTGAATTGAGTGGCAATAAAAAGGAGAGGACTTTTCAAGAAACATCAAATCTTTTGTCAAAAACCATGTTATTCTGCGAGGGGCATGTTTTTCCAGAAATGGAATATCTATTGATTGATAAATTGCTCCTAGCTAGTATCAGAaaacccaaaaaataaaaataaaaaagcttcaaaaagaaaaggaaaaagaaaatcacCACCTTTATTTTCTTCAGCAAATCATAACCTGTCATACCAGGCATACAATAGTCTGTAATAACAAGATTCACTTCCACTtcctgaaaaagaaaaagaatatagGATTTTCAGACAGGTGGACTAGGTAACAGATataggggtggggtgggggtacAGCAATATCTATACCTGATGATTCTTGGGAGAAATGGAGGTTTCATTGAACATGTTTCTCTCAGTTTCATGCCAACCAAGAAATTCCAAAGCTTTGCTACCAGAATCAACTGTGGTGACTGCCACAACCAAATGCACACAGTCAAAATCACATCTTTTTAACTTTCAGACAAAAATAACCAAAGAAAACCACAGCCCACCAATCAAATTCTTAAAGAAAAAAACCAAGAAACCTcaaaacacaaaacacacaccTTGGAAAGAGGATGTCTTGAGAAGCCTCTCAATCAGCTTTCTGTCAATCAAGCTGTCATCAACAGCAAGAACATGAAACTGATCATCTGCTGCTGCTATGGCCATTTCCTCAACTCCCAAAATTCACAGAAATTGCAgcagtttgaggaagaagaaggatttttctttttcaagtttagttctttttctttgatttgTAATATAatgttttttctcttttttggtTGTGTGAGGTGAGGAAGGAGATAAAATGGGAAGGAAAGAAAGAGGAGCTTAATTTGTAATGAAGCAAAATGAAGAAGAGCAGAAGGCAAGATCTGACCAGATTTCTACCAAAGATTTTGTTGCAATATATTTCCAGCTTGGAATTGAACTGCAAGGCAAGCAATACAGATTAGAAAGAATAAAGAATAGTGGGAAAACTAATCTTTGAACGTGGGATTGTACATTTTTCTATCTATACAATTCAACACAACTAAATAATACTActacccctctctctctctctctctctcgtttatttatttatttatctaatttTTATGGGGTGGTGGGGTGTTTCTGTTTCATACTATTCAAGTGATGGTTTTctggagaagaaaaaaaaaaggaggaaAAGGATAGTTAGTTTAcatttgtttaattaatatataatctatTTTCCGGTCTAGTGTTCATAAAAATctgtttttttgtttgtttattttttattttttattattatgaaaggACTTCTCTCAGTTATGTTTTCTCCTCGGCTCAAAAATCAAAATGTATTTTATTTGCCGATAAGGCCTAGCTCAAATGGTAAAATTAAAGCATCAAAAAAATTTTCTTTGTGAAAGGTCGTTCAAACACGCCTGTGTGCGAGTAGTTTTCCcacctttgtgtgggtagttttttggtaaatataatattttgacCCATCGTTTAAGCATGTTTTAAAAAATGTCTCAGCCtaaaattaattacaaaataatacccATCGTTGCAATTTTTTCTTGTTTGCGATCCGCAAAAAAATCCCAACGACGAAAATTGACGTGTTCCGACAAGTATTCAACTTGTCAATACGCGCGGCATGTTTTAGATGAGGTAGtcattgttaaaaaaaattacctaaTACTAAGTAATAGTGGAACAATATGTCTTCTATTTTacattgaaaaaagaaaaataatactccctccgtcccagctttttgtatccacttttagtagtaaatGTATtatcaatacaaataaaagatataacaacaacaacaacaacaacaacaacaacaacaacaacaacaacaacaacaataataataataataataataataataataataataataataataataataataataataataatactaataataataataattgaaatttaaattagggttaaatgcatgtaatatcatgaacttaaggcgaattccaaatttagcacgactTTTAAAAGTTCCAATTAATATGACCAACTTTGCTCCGCTccgtgttcaattttagcaccgaTTTGTTTTCCGGCAGAACCATGTGGCAATGACGTGTCTTCCGACGGACACGTCATAATTTTGTTCTCCAGCAGTAGAAAGAAAGACGAGAGTGTCTGGCGGCGAATGACCGTTGTTGTCTAGCGGCGGCGCTCGTCTCGTCTCCTCCAAAGAGGTGGCAGATCTAAGAAAACCCATAGATCTAGATATTAAAATCCTCCGCCGACATCGCCAAAAatcaaagaagaaaaagagttgGGTAGGGGTTGCCGGTGGGTTTTTCTGGGGAGGGAAGGTGGAGGCAGCGCGGTGGAGGAGGCGACGCGAAGGTAGAGACGACTGTTATTtggtagtgtagaaaatagaatgGCGATAAATGGAAAAGATGCAGAACCGAGGCGAGAATAAattctctctccgtaaggcaaaattacttctgctctgtgctcgcggatctacagtaattgcccccaagatacaacggtttagggatgatagacgagtccttagcactaggagTTCGCTATCCGATCGAACGGCTTGATACTCGGGACTgagtatgtaaactaaactaatatgacaaATTGATTATCTGAATCGTTGGTGTAtttaatctcattctggagggccctatttatagtagtccaggggtttccttgaactgacgtgactgtttggccaaacaggaggtccgaaccggcgtgtctcttcggtcttgAACCGTCGCCACATGCCCTGTTTGGACAAACAGATCCGAACCATtgtgtctcttcggtcctcaaCCGCTACCACGTaggtttgggcaaacaggtggtccgaaccgtcgtgtctcttcggtccttaACCGTCGCCACGTGTATTGTTTGGTcaaacaggtggtccgaaccatagatatctttgggcattaattactcaacatgtagattccaaaaatatcatttaattccattaattacaaagtaatcaTGGCATTAAATAAGCTATTTATTCCAACAACGGCGTAGTGGAGGAGGTGAGGGCGGAGGTGTTCATCCTCCGGCGTTTCTGTGCGGCGGTGTCTTGTCTTGAATTGGGGGTAGGGTTTGCAGAGGCGGTGAGTTTGGGGAGTTAGGGCTCCGATTGGTTGCGGCCCCTGTACTGTTTGGAATTGGAGCCAGCGAGGGAAGGGTTTTCAGTGAGGGAAGAGTTGACCGGCAACGTTACAGTCGCCGGAATCGAATGAGAGAAATGCAGGCGGCAACGGCGGAGGAGGGGCGGCGGGAAGATGAAAGGGTGTTGGAGAAGAAGAGGCGCTCGCAGAGGCAGGAGGGGCAAAATCCGGTGAGCAAAACGTAATGGTTTGCTCGCCGGCCGGGAACTTGTGCCGGCTAGCCACGTCAATGAACACGTAGGATCGAAGCGTGTGCCGGCAAGCCACGTCAAAAAAAcggtgctaaaattgaacacggAGCAAAGTTGGTCATATtaattgaaacttttaaaagtcgtgctaaatttggaattcgccttaagttcatgatattacatgcatttaactctttaaattaagataaaagtaaatattaccattaatagtattatttatgaaaagagatgtaTAAATTAGTCATAGATCTTTAGGGTAGAGTTagatacaaataaaataaaacttatatattttttatacataACAGGTCCATGGGCTGGATCTAGGTCTCAGGACTTTTGCTCCATATTCAGATCTATAAAGTTTAAGAATAATATAGATCCAGTGCAAATCCACC contains:
- the LOC130990197 gene encoding two-component response regulator ORR9-like, with the protein product MAIAAADDQFHVLAVDDSLIDRKLIERLLKTSSFQVTTVDSGSKALEFLGWHETERNMFNETSISPKNHQEVEVNLVITDYCMPGMTGYDLLKKIKESAILRDIPVVIMSSENVPSRITRCLEEGAEEFFLKPMKLSDVNKLRPHMMRSKSKNENEKQEKQENEEIISRGEADSDMQTAQSLQQQTSQANNNNSVDNNKRKSIDEGLSPDRTRPRYSDLTVMSN